The genome window CAAATTCGGGCTGAAGCGGGCCATTGCGCTGAAGCTGACCGATCCCTGGCCGTTCATCAGCATGGAAGAACGGGTCGAACGGTTTTTCCAGAACAAGGCGCTGTATCATTTCCTCCTCGTCGCCATCGTCGGCCTAATGATCGCGGCGGTCTGGAAGAAGGTCGACGGCGACGCCTGGGTGGTGCCGCTCGGCGCGGTGATCATCTTCGCGTTGATGACCGCCTCACGATACTACTTCTTGCTCTGGGTGGTTTTTCTCATCCCCGGACGGGAAAACGACCGGCGCGGCTTCGCGGCCTTCGCCGACGCCCTGCTGTTTCTGAACAACGCCTTGATGTTCTTAATCGTCCACGTCCTACACGATCGTGCGGCGTTCACCGCCGGCAACTTTGGTTTCCTGGCCTGCTCGCTGCTCTTCCCGCTTTATTTGTTGCTCCACGGCCGGCGGGAAACCGAACCCGAGAAAACCGCTCAACCCTGAAAACCGACCGAAAAAATTTCACGACTAGTTGCGACTGCGACTCAGGATGATTATTTTCCCTTCAGGACAAAGACCAACCGATAAACGGACGGCAACAAGGAGTAATACCCATGGCGGATCGCACCGGAATGATCGCGCTGCACGGCAACGCGTTGACCCTGACGGGAACGGAAATCAAAGTCGGCGACAAAGCCCCGAACGTCACCCTGACCGGTAACGACCTGGCCCCGGTGGAACTGGCTTCCTTTCAGGGAAAGGTCGTCATTCTCAGCACGGTGCCGTCGCTGGATACGCCGACCTGCGACACCGAAACGCGCACCTTCAACCAAAAAGCCGCCGGCCTTGGCGCGGACATCGTCATCCTGACCGCCAGCCTGGACCTGCCCTTCGCCCAGAAGCGCTGGTGCGGCGCGGCGGGCGTCGACAAGGTCACCACCCTTTCCGATTACCGCGAGGCGGCGCTGGGCAAGGCGTTCGGTGTGCTGATCAAGGAGCTGCACCTGCTCGCCCGCGCGATTTTCGTCCTTGACCGCCGGGGCGTCGTGCAATACATCCAACTGGTGCCGGAAGTCAGCCAGGAACCGGATTACGAGGCGGCGCTCGCCACCGCGCGGAAATTGCTCTAAATCCTTTTTTTCACCACTGTTCCGAGGAGGATTCTGGCCGTCTCGATAAGGGCGATCCTTTTCCGGGTGCCATGGTCTTCGATCCGTCCAGATCGATGGCCATGCCGAGCCGATACCTTTAGTCCGCCTGGACAACTCCATTCCATCGCCCTGAACAACACCAATCGTCGCCCTGAACAACACCAATCGTCACCCTGAACTTGTTTCAGGGTCTTGAGTCGAGATGCCGAAACAAGTTCGGCATGACGGTGTGGTGGGCGGCGGCATGACGGGTCGGTTGGCGTTGGCATGACGGGTCGGTGGGCGACGGTGTGGGTTCCGGCTTGTGCTCGGAAAGACGGTGTAGTTATTAACGCGACCAGGCGTATCGGCTGTAGCGTTACCGTTTGCCTTTTGCTTGACACTCCGCTTCAATTGGCTATAGGTTGTTTATCGGATAGTGCCAACACACTATATCTAGTAATCAGATGGGAGTCTAACATGACCACGAAAACCGTTAGAATATTCGTTCTGGCACTGATTATCGCCCTCTCGCTCGCCTTGCCGGCGATGGCCAAGGACCTGACGCAGCGGCTCGGCCTGGGTTACAACTACCAACTCGGGTTCAACGTGCTGGACGACCGGTTCGACAACGCTTTCCTATCGAACGACAGCCTTTCGGCGAAATATTGGTTTACCCCGCAAATCGGCGTGGAAGCCATGGTCGGCTTCGTTTACGCCAAAAATGAGGACGACAAAGGCGTCGGCGCGGAATT of Myxococcales bacterium contains these proteins:
- the tpx gene encoding thiol peroxidase; translation: MADRTGMIALHGNALTLTGTEIKVGDKAPNVTLTGNDLAPVELASFQGKVVILSTVPSLDTPTCDTETRTFNQKAAGLGADIVILTASLDLPFAQKRWCGAAGVDKVTTLSDYREAALGKAFGVLIKELHLLARAIFVLDRRGVVQYIQLVPEVSQEPDYEAALATARKLL